The following are encoded in a window of Paenibacillaceae bacterium GAS479 genomic DNA:
- a CDS encoding transketolase, whose translation MAITQATIDQLSVTTIRTLSIDAIEKAKSGHPGMPMGAAPMGYQLFAKTMNHNPSNPTWINRDRFVLSAGHGSMLLYSLLHLSGYDLSIDDLKSFRQWGSKTPGHPEHGHTAGVDATTGPLGQGMGMGVGMAMAEAHLGATYNKDSMDLINHFTYVICGDGDLSEGISNEAASMAGHLGLGKLIMLYDSNDISLDGDLNLSFSESVAKRFDGYGWQVLRVEDGNDLDALAAAIAEAQAETGKPTLIEVKTVIGYGSPNKGGKGGHAGPHGSPLGADETILTKKFYEWASEEPFFVPDEVRANFADVKQKGEQANAAWNELFAKYEQAYPELAAQFKLAINGDLPEGWDADLPAYTTEDKPVSTRVASGNALNGLAKNVPALAGGSADLESSTMTHLKGIDVFTANNYAGRNIYYGIREFGMAAAMNGIALHQGMKIFGGTFFVFTDYLRPAVRLAALMSLPVTYVLTHDSIAVGEDGPTHEPIEQLASIRVIPNLTVLRPADGNETSAAWAYTLENKKNPVALVLTRQNLPILEGTAEKAREGIKRGAYVISEAAEGKPQVQLLATGSEVQLAVAAQKALAEEGIGARVVSMPSWDLFDKQDKAYRDSVILPEVKARLAIEMAHPFGWHRYTGDGGAVLGIDTFGASAPGDRIIKEYGFTVENVVAKVKELI comes from the coding sequence ATGGCCATTACCCAAGCTACAATTGACCAACTATCAGTTACAACGATCCGTACGCTTTCCATCGATGCAATCGAGAAGGCAAAATCCGGCCACCCGGGAATGCCGATGGGCGCAGCTCCAATGGGCTACCAACTGTTTGCTAAAACGATGAACCATAATCCATCCAATCCAACCTGGATCAATCGTGACCGCTTCGTGCTGTCCGCTGGTCATGGTTCCATGCTTCTTTATAGCCTGTTGCATCTGTCTGGCTACGATCTGTCAATCGACGATCTGAAGAGCTTCCGCCAATGGGGCTCCAAAACCCCTGGTCATCCGGAACACGGCCATACAGCAGGTGTTGACGCTACGACCGGTCCACTTGGACAAGGTATGGGCATGGGTGTTGGCATGGCTATGGCAGAAGCTCATTTGGGCGCAACTTACAATAAAGACAGCATGGATCTGATCAATCACTTCACTTATGTTATCTGTGGAGACGGCGATCTGTCCGAAGGTATTTCGAACGAAGCGGCTTCCATGGCGGGACATCTTGGACTCGGCAAGCTGATCATGCTGTATGATTCCAACGATATTTCGCTTGATGGTGATCTCAATCTAAGCTTCTCCGAGAGCGTAGCGAAGCGTTTTGACGGTTATGGCTGGCAAGTGCTGCGTGTTGAGGACGGCAATGATCTCGACGCGCTGGCTGCAGCGATTGCCGAGGCGCAAGCTGAGACTGGCAAGCCGACGCTGATCGAAGTTAAGACGGTCATCGGTTACGGCAGCCCGAACAAAGGCGGCAAAGGTGGACATGCCGGCCCTCACGGCTCCCCATTGGGTGCTGATGAAACGATTCTGACTAAGAAATTCTACGAGTGGGCTTCCGAGGAGCCATTCTTTGTACCAGACGAAGTCCGCGCCAACTTTGCTGATGTGAAGCAAAAGGGAGAGCAAGCCAACGCTGCTTGGAACGAGCTGTTCGCCAAGTACGAGCAAGCTTACCCAGAGCTCGCTGCACAGTTTAAGCTCGCCATCAATGGCGATCTGCCGGAAGGCTGGGATGCAGACCTTCCAGCTTACACGACCGAAGACAAACCGGTATCGACTCGCGTCGCTTCTGGTAACGCGCTGAACGGCCTGGCAAAAAATGTACCGGCGCTTGCAGGCGGCTCCGCTGACCTTGAAAGCTCCACGATGACCCATTTGAAAGGCATCGACGTCTTCACGGCGAACAACTATGCCGGCCGCAACATCTATTACGGAATTCGTGAATTCGGCATGGCTGCTGCGATGAACGGTATTGCGCTGCATCAAGGCATGAAGATATTTGGCGGCACGTTCTTCGTGTTCACCGACTACCTGCGCCCTGCAGTCCGCTTGGCTGCTCTGATGAGCCTGCCAGTTACCTATGTGCTTACGCATGACAGCATCGCGGTAGGCGAAGATGGCCCGACACATGAGCCAATCGAGCAGTTGGCAAGTATCCGCGTCATTCCAAACCTGACTGTGCTTCGTCCGGCTGACGGCAATGAAACTTCGGCAGCTTGGGCCTACACGCTGGAAAACAAGAAAAATCCGGTTGCGCTGGTTCTGACTCGTCAAAACCTGCCGATTCTTGAAGGCACTGCTGAAAAAGCTCGTGAAGGCATCAAGCGCGGCGCTTATGTCATTTCCGAAGCTGCTGAAGGCAAGCCTCAAGTACAGCTTCTGGCGACTGGCTCCGAAGTACAGCTGGCAGTAGCGGCTCAGAAAGCTCTGGCTGAAGAAGGCATTGGAGCTCGCGTTGTCAGCATGCCGAGCTGGGATCTGTTCGATAAACAAGACAAAGCATACCGTGATTCGGTTATTTTGCCGGAAGTTAAAGCCCGCCTGGCCATCGAAATGGCGCATCCATTCGGCTGGCATCGCTATACAGGCGACGGCGGCGCGGTGCTCGGTATTGACACCTTTGGCGCATCCGCTCCTGGAGACCGCATCATTAAGGAATATGGCTTCACGGTAGAAAATGTTGTTGCGAAGGTGAAAGAGCTTATCTAA
- a CDS encoding Putative NADPH-quinone reductase (modulator of drug activity B) produces the protein MKTLVIVVHPNLEQSKVNKTWAERLQQEEGMTLHYLYAQYPDFKINVEKEQQLLVEHDRIVFQFPFYWYSSPALLKQWLDDVLTYGFAYGSASSKLQGKELLLALSTGGLAEAYESSGRNGYTMEELLRPFQATANLCGMSFLSPFLLQGVLGMEEAKIQESAEAFVSYLKSQKLQTAK, from the coding sequence ATGAAAACGTTAGTAATCGTGGTGCATCCAAATCTGGAGCAATCGAAGGTCAATAAAACTTGGGCGGAGCGACTTCAGCAAGAAGAGGGTATGACGCTCCATTATCTGTACGCACAATACCCGGACTTCAAAATTAACGTGGAAAAAGAGCAACAGCTGCTCGTCGAGCATGATCGTATCGTATTTCAATTTCCTTTTTACTGGTACAGCTCTCCTGCTTTGCTCAAGCAATGGCTGGATGACGTGCTGACTTACGGCTTCGCTTATGGTTCTGCCAGCAGCAAGCTGCAAGGCAAGGAACTGCTGCTTGCGTTATCCACGGGTGGTCTGGCGGAAGCTTACGAAAGCAGCGGGCGAAACGGCTATACGATGGAGGAACTCCTCCGTCCGTTCCAGGCAACCGCCAATCTGTGCGGTATGAGCTTCCTGTCTCCATTTTTGCTGCAGGGGGTTTTGGGCATGGAGGAGGCCAAGATTCAGGAGAGCGCTGAGGCGTTTGTATCTTATTTGAAAAGTCAGAAGCTGCAAACAGCGAAGTGA